Proteins from a genomic interval of Kitasatospora kifunensis:
- a CDS encoding FMN-binding protein — MRRTIVTTAATAAGVVLLLSLKPHGSSSAQSTPVISSDTGATVATNQPSGGASSGTSGGPSNGTPGPASSAAPSANAAGGAATKTVTGNAIDTRYGPVQVRITLTGGKLSKVDVLQYPSDTNRDEEINTYALPQLNQEAIAAGNAQIDSVSGATYTSEGYTRSLQSALDQAGAH; from the coding sequence ATGCGCCGAACCATTGTCACCACCGCGGCCACGGCGGCCGGGGTCGTGCTGCTGCTCTCGCTCAAGCCGCACGGGAGTTCCTCGGCGCAGAGCACTCCGGTGATCTCCTCGGACACCGGGGCGACGGTCGCCACCAACCAGCCGTCGGGCGGTGCGTCGAGTGGTACGTCGGGCGGCCCCTCGAACGGAACACCCGGTCCGGCTTCCAGCGCGGCCCCCAGCGCGAACGCCGCCGGCGGCGCCGCCACGAAGACCGTCACCGGCAACGCCATCGACACCCGCTACGGCCCGGTCCAGGTCAGGATCACCCTCACCGGCGGCAAGCTCAGCAAGGTCGACGTCCTGCAGTACCCCTCCGACACCAACCGCGACGAGGAGATCAACACCTACGCGCTGCCCCAGCTCAACCAGGAGGCGATCGCCGCCGGCAACGCCCAGATCGACTCGGTCTCCGGCGCCACCTACACCAGCGAGGGCTACACCCGCTCCCTGCAGAGCGCGCTCGACCAGGCCGGCGCGCACTGA
- a CDS encoding ferredoxin reductase family protein: MSTATHRRTRQDTPAPSPARELPGLGPVLVSLVPLLIAAGALGILAIWWRDTYAVTGSDQWLTGAARITGLLAGYAAPVLLLLMARIPLLEREVGADRLARWHALGGRYLVGLVTAHVLTVTWGYALTAHRGVFAEGVQLVFHYPEMLKATIGTLLMLGTGAVSARAARRRLSYEAWYYLHLATYLAIALTFAHQLANGADLAEGIGLLGWWALYLGSFALLGWFRLAVPFLRDRRHRLRIAEVRTEAPGVVSVFLSGQRLDELRCEPGQFFRLQFLAPGLRWAANPYSLSAPPHPRFLRFTVKDLGGHSAAVAALQPGVRVRAEGPYGAFTARRRSARRVLLIAAGVGITPIRALFETMPARPGELTLLYRARRAEDLLFREELEEVAARRRARLSLLLGSRAEVDDPFTAARLKRAVPQLTGHEVYVCGPTEFTDAVIRELRAAGVPRYRIHHESFVF; the protein is encoded by the coding sequence GTGAGCACCGCCACCCATCGCCGCACCCGGCAGGACACCCCCGCGCCGAGCCCGGCGCGCGAGTTGCCCGGGCTCGGCCCGGTCCTGGTGAGCCTGGTGCCGCTGCTGATCGCGGCTGGCGCGCTGGGCATCCTGGCGATCTGGTGGCGGGACACCTATGCGGTGACCGGGTCCGACCAGTGGCTGACCGGTGCGGCACGGATCACCGGGCTGCTGGCGGGGTACGCGGCGCCGGTGCTGCTCCTGCTGATGGCCCGGATCCCGCTGCTGGAGCGTGAGGTGGGCGCCGACCGGCTGGCCCGCTGGCACGCGCTGGGCGGACGCTACCTGGTGGGCCTGGTCACCGCGCACGTGCTGACGGTGACCTGGGGCTACGCGCTGACGGCGCACCGCGGGGTGTTCGCGGAGGGCGTGCAACTGGTCTTCCACTACCCGGAGATGCTCAAGGCCACCATCGGCACCCTGCTGATGCTGGGCACCGGCGCGGTCTCGGCCCGGGCGGCCCGCCGCCGGCTGAGCTACGAGGCCTGGTACTACCTGCACTTGGCGACCTACCTGGCGATCGCGCTGACCTTCGCACACCAGTTGGCGAACGGCGCCGACCTGGCCGAGGGCATCGGACTGCTCGGCTGGTGGGCGCTCTACCTGGGGTCGTTCGCGCTGCTGGGCTGGTTCCGGTTGGCGGTGCCGTTCCTGCGCGACCGGCGGCACCGGCTGCGGATCGCCGAGGTCAGGACCGAGGCGCCCGGCGTGGTCTCGGTCTTCCTGAGCGGCCAGCGCCTGGACGAACTGCGGTGCGAGCCGGGGCAGTTCTTCCGTCTGCAGTTCCTGGCACCCGGGCTGCGCTGGGCCGCCAACCCGTACTCGCTCTCCGCGCCGCCGCACCCGCGCTTCCTGCGGTTCACGGTGAAGGACCTGGGCGGCCACAGCGCGGCGGTGGCCGCGCTGCAGCCGGGCGTACGGGTGCGAGCCGAGGGCCCGTACGGCGCGTTCACGGCGCGTCGGCGCAGCGCGCGCCGGGTGCTGCTGATCGCGGCGGGGGTCGGGATCACGCCGATCCGGGCGCTCTTCGAGACGATGCCCGCCCGCCCCGGCGAGCTGACCCTGCTCTACCGGGCGCGGCGGGCCGAGGACCTGCTCTTCCGCGAGGAGCTGGAGGAAGTGGCGGCACGGCGCCGGGCCAGGCTGAGCCTCCTGCTCGGCAGCCGCGCGGAGGTGGACGATCCGTTCACGGCGGCCCGGTTGAAACGGGCGGTGCCGCAGCTGACCGGGCACGAGGTGTACGTGTGCGGGCCGACCGAATTCACCGACGCCGTGATCCGGGAGCTGCGCGCGGCCGGGGTGCCGCGTTACCGGATCCACCACGAGTCATTCGTCTTCTGA
- a CDS encoding beta-N-acetylglucosaminidase domain-containing protein — translation MQTRVSAAAGRRLRQQLEASPALREVLQHPAVHVTRRATARTARLVAPRTADRLIADLKGTEPLLAAIRAEREAAQPVGRTVSGTGTAHPEALSHRRAALRIAATLSAAAVIGALATAAPAGAVTAQSASYTVNSAAIRTPLGSLTNPQVFPRPQQLQLSGKPVTVPSEVTLVPGAQVDPGALAAVREVLVEAGANSVVTPVAAAPTPAPGSLVVYVGGAEEQPDPAAAQILQTLGGGAPDGLPDGGYALAAGQLPTPGGSYGAVVLAGVDPTGTFYAAQSLRQLLAAVPAGQGQGPGGYGFPGLTLRDWPTGAPVRGTAETFYGTPWTTAQRLDLVDFLGRTKQNFYLYAPGDDPYRQELWREPYPEAQQRDLRTLAERANADHVTLGYAISPSQNFCYSSGKDLDALINKLSALHDLGFGAFQLQFDDVSYDEWHCSADEDAFGTGPAAAAKAQARLAAAVQQRLIDQHQDLAALSVVPTEFHQQGSSPYRKALAAALPKAVQVAWSGVGVIPGKITATQTTDTAALFGHPLVTMDNYPVNDSTPDRLFLGPYTGRDPEVAGRSAMLLTAGMQQAAASQLPLATAADYAWNPTGYQSDASWQYALRALTAETVPGSTGDAGGGQALAALTALAGNSSSSPLSAQESGYLTPLLDAFWAALQPSGGGSTDLTKLQQAADPLRAAFTTMAGAQDALRTGNGQATTGTGAGTGTGTGAGAGAGTGAGAGAGGNTLAQETAPWLARLSTYGQAGQAALDMLLAQHRGDGAAAWQARVKLRALRAQLAQGAVTLGAGVLDPFLDRATQAADTWSGVSAGSLTPTSTMGSANDHPPALMTDSSPDTFYWSAAPPQPGDAIGVDLGDGRPVGTVTVTMGSTDDNAAADSDTAAAMDDYLHDGVLEYTTGDGVWHQLMVVHQQKTVSAQLPDGAVVKAIRLRATKTQQTAVAVRDFSVTAPGTAQVTVVGGPPAAPGSSATAVLDGDPDTAYRAAAAPTAADAPLTVELGTLRPLDRLTVLTDPTVNATATVAVRKPDGSWSDIGTLHPGYNELPAGGQQTDAVRLTWQPGGDAPVINQIVPWYADTPVARLTLADPELDVIAGAPTPAQTQAVVDALRPDGATGDIRAAAPSGVAGITVSPAPAPGQPGAAVSVPRGGRASTAVQVGAAATTPPGTYQVPVDFVAGSVTLQQTLQVHVVPPTGGPDLAPSATASSSGNETPKFPASAVNDGDPTTRWSSPAVDNAWVQLKLPQATHLGEAVLHWQDAYASAYQLQSSVDGVTWTTVATVSNGKGGTETVRFDAPGAVYLRMQGVSRATKYGYSLYGIELYAVTDQPGAGPVAGPTPPVGVPVPSPTPSGVPSAAPTPGGSAPTPPVPVPTPPTASPGATGAATPSTAPSTAPGATPSGPPTPAPSGSPSPSAGASPSPTAPGPH, via the coding sequence GTGCAGACCCGTGTGTCCGCAGCCGCCGGGCGGCGATTGCGGCAGCAGCTCGAAGCCAGCCCGGCTCTGCGCGAGGTCCTGCAGCATCCCGCCGTCCATGTCACCCGCCGAGCCACCGCTCGCACCGCTCGTCTGGTCGCGCCGCGCACGGCCGACCGGCTGATCGCCGACCTGAAGGGCACCGAGCCGCTGCTCGCCGCCATCCGGGCCGAGCGCGAGGCGGCGCAGCCCGTCGGACGGACCGTCAGTGGTACCGGCACGGCGCACCCCGAGGCCCTCTCGCACCGCCGGGCCGCACTGCGGATCGCCGCCACCCTCTCGGCCGCCGCCGTGATCGGCGCCCTGGCCACCGCCGCCCCCGCCGGTGCGGTCACCGCCCAGAGCGCGTCCTACACGGTCAACAGCGCTGCGATCCGCACCCCGCTCGGCAGCCTGACCAACCCTCAGGTCTTCCCGCGCCCACAGCAGTTGCAGCTTTCGGGCAAGCCGGTGACGGTGCCCTCCGAGGTGACCCTGGTGCCGGGTGCGCAGGTGGACCCGGGCGCGCTGGCGGCGGTGCGCGAGGTGCTGGTCGAGGCGGGTGCCAACAGCGTGGTCACCCCGGTGGCCGCCGCTCCCACCCCCGCGCCCGGCTCGCTGGTGGTCTACGTCGGCGGGGCCGAGGAGCAGCCCGACCCGGCCGCCGCCCAGATCCTGCAGACGCTCGGCGGCGGCGCCCCGGACGGGCTGCCGGACGGCGGCTACGCGCTGGCGGCCGGTCAACTGCCCACCCCCGGCGGCAGTTACGGCGCGGTGGTGCTCGCCGGCGTGGACCCCACCGGCACCTTCTACGCCGCGCAGAGCCTGCGCCAACTGCTCGCCGCCGTCCCGGCCGGCCAGGGCCAGGGCCCCGGCGGCTACGGCTTCCCCGGCCTGACACTGCGCGACTGGCCCACCGGCGCTCCCGTGCGCGGCACCGCCGAGACCTTCTACGGCACGCCGTGGACCACCGCCCAGCGGCTCGACCTGGTCGACTTCCTGGGCCGGACCAAGCAGAACTTCTACCTCTACGCCCCCGGTGACGACCCGTACCGCCAGGAGCTGTGGCGCGAGCCCTACCCCGAGGCACAGCAGCGCGACCTGCGGACGCTGGCCGAGCGGGCCAACGCCGACCACGTGACGCTCGGGTACGCGATCTCCCCCAGCCAGAACTTCTGCTACAGCTCGGGCAAGGACCTGGACGCGCTCATCAACAAGCTGTCCGCGCTGCACGACCTGGGCTTCGGCGCCTTCCAGCTGCAGTTCGACGACGTCAGCTACGACGAGTGGCACTGCTCGGCCGACGAGGACGCCTTCGGCACCGGCCCGGCCGCCGCCGCCAAGGCGCAGGCCAGGCTGGCCGCGGCCGTCCAGCAGCGGCTGATCGACCAGCACCAGGACCTGGCCGCGCTCTCGGTCGTCCCCACCGAGTTCCACCAGCAGGGCAGCAGCCCGTACCGAAAAGCGCTGGCCGCCGCGCTGCCCAAGGCCGTCCAGGTGGCCTGGAGCGGGGTCGGGGTGATCCCGGGGAAGATCACGGCGACTCAGACCACCGACACCGCCGCGCTCTTCGGCCACCCGCTGGTCACCATGGACAACTACCCGGTCAACGACTCCACCCCTGACCGGCTCTTCCTCGGCCCCTACACCGGGCGCGACCCGGAGGTGGCCGGGCGTTCGGCGATGCTGCTGACAGCGGGCATGCAGCAGGCCGCCGCCTCGCAGCTGCCGCTGGCCACCGCCGCCGACTACGCCTGGAACCCGACCGGCTACCAGTCCGACGCCTCCTGGCAGTACGCGCTGCGGGCGCTGACCGCCGAGACGGTGCCGGGCAGCACCGGGGACGCGGGCGGTGGCCAGGCACTGGCCGCGCTCACCGCGCTGGCCGGAAACAGCTCCTCCTCGCCGCTGTCCGCCCAGGAGTCCGGCTACCTGACCCCGCTGCTCGACGCGTTCTGGGCCGCGCTGCAGCCCAGCGGTGGCGGCAGCACCGACCTGACCAAGCTCCAGCAGGCCGCCGACCCGCTGCGGGCCGCCTTCACCACCATGGCCGGCGCCCAGGACGCGCTGCGCACCGGCAACGGCCAGGCGACGACGGGCACGGGCGCGGGCACAGGCACAGGCACAGGCGCGGGCGCGGGCGCGGGCACAGGCGCGGGCGCGGGCGCGGGCGGCAACACCCTGGCCCAGGAGACCGCACCGTGGCTGGCCCGGCTGAGCACCTACGGGCAGGCCGGGCAGGCGGCACTGGACATGCTGCTGGCCCAGCACCGCGGCGACGGCGCGGCCGCCTGGCAGGCCCGGGTCAAGCTGCGGGCGCTGCGCGCCCAGCTCGCCCAGGGTGCGGTGACGCTGGGTGCCGGGGTGCTCGATCCCTTCCTGGACCGGGCGACCCAGGCCGCCGACACCTGGTCCGGGGTGAGCGCGGGCAGCCTGACGCCGACCAGCACCATGGGCAGCGCCAACGACCACCCGCCCGCCCTGATGACCGACTCCTCGCCCGACACCTTCTACTGGAGCGCGGCCCCGCCGCAGCCCGGTGACGCGATCGGCGTGGACCTGGGCGACGGGCGTCCGGTCGGCACGGTGACCGTCACGATGGGCTCGACCGACGACAACGCCGCCGCCGACAGCGACACCGCCGCGGCGATGGACGACTACCTGCACGACGGGGTGCTCGAGTACACCACCGGCGACGGCGTCTGGCACCAGCTGATGGTGGTGCACCAGCAGAAGACGGTCTCCGCCCAACTGCCCGACGGCGCGGTGGTCAAGGCGATCCGGCTGCGCGCCACCAAGACGCAGCAGACGGCCGTGGCGGTGCGCGACTTCAGCGTGACCGCGCCCGGCACCGCCCAGGTCACCGTGGTCGGCGGACCGCCCGCGGCGCCCGGCTCCTCGGCCACCGCCGTGCTGGACGGCGACCCGGACACCGCCTACCGGGCGGCGGCCGCGCCGACCGCCGCCGACGCCCCGCTCACCGTCGAGTTGGGCACGCTGCGCCCGCTGGACCGGCTCACCGTGCTCACCGACCCCACCGTCAACGCCACCGCCACCGTGGCGGTGCGCAAGCCGGACGGCAGCTGGAGCGACATCGGCACCCTGCACCCCGGCTACAACGAGCTGCCGGCCGGCGGCCAGCAGACCGACGCGGTGCGGCTGACCTGGCAGCCGGGCGGGGACGCGCCGGTGATCAACCAGATCGTGCCCTGGTACGCCGACACCCCGGTGGCCCGCCTCACCCTGGCCGACCCGGAACTCGACGTGATCGCCGGAGCGCCGACGCCCGCACAGACCCAGGCCGTGGTGGACGCGCTGCGCCCCGACGGCGCCACCGGCGACATCCGGGCGGCGGCACCGAGCGGCGTGGCGGGGATCACCGTCTCCCCCGCACCCGCGCCCGGCCAGCCGGGCGCGGCGGTCAGCGTGCCGCGCGGCGGGCGGGCCAGCACCGCGGTGCAGGTCGGCGCGGCGGCCACCACCCCGCCGGGGACCTACCAGGTGCCGGTGGACTTCGTGGCCGGCTCGGTGACGCTCCAGCAGACCCTGCAGGTGCACGTGGTGCCGCCGACCGGCGGCCCGGACCTGGCGCCGAGCGCGACGGCGAGCTCCTCGGGCAACGAGACGCCCAAGTTCCCGGCCTCGGCGGTCAACGACGGCGACCCGACCACCCGGTGGTCCTCCCCCGCGGTGGACAACGCCTGGGTGCAGCTGAAGCTGCCGCAGGCCACCCACCTGGGCGAGGCGGTGCTGCACTGGCAGGACGCCTACGCCAGCGCCTACCAGCTGCAGAGCTCGGTGGACGGGGTCACCTGGACCACGGTGGCCACCGTGAGCAACGGCAAGGGCGGCACCGAGACGGTGCGCTTCGACGCGCCCGGCGCGGTGTACCTGCGGATGCAGGGGGTCAGCCGGGCCACCAAGTACGGGTACTCGCTGTACGGGATCGAGCTGTACGCGGTCACCGACCAGCCGGGCGCCGGCCCCGTGGCCGGGCCCACGCCCCCGGTGGGCGTACCGGTGCCGAGCCCGACGCCCAGCGGGGTGCCGAGCGCCGCGCCGACCCCGGGCGGCTCGGCGCCGACGCCCCCCGTGCCGGTGCCCACGCCGCCCACCGCCTCGCCCGGCGCGACCGGCGCGGCCACCCCGTCCACGGCACCGAGCACGGCGCCCGGCGCGACGCCCAGCGGACCGCCGACCCCCGCGCCGAGCGGCTCTCCCTCGCCCTCGGCGGGCGCCTCGCCGAGCCCGACGGCTCCCGGGCCGCACTAG
- the malQ gene encoding 4-alpha-glucanotransferase — protein MPGRGPDAAPAATRDQATDRPQGLARTAGEESPAPALIALAHAHGVDTDYDPGEGGPVQVGAATLIAVLTALGVDASSPQSVERELAAHRAAVTARLLPRCLVVRSGRRTALDVPAAARLRIALEDGGEWQLTPSRAHWLPPDLPLGRHTLHLELAGRGESTTLIVAPERLAPLTGRGWGLLAQLYSVLSERSWGMGDLGDLTELAQWSAGRLGADFLQINPLHAALPTLPGDPSPYRPSSRRFADPVHLRIEAVPEYAYVRPADRARLDELVQRGARLRAEVLAHDGLIDRDAVWTVKRAALELLHTVPRGPGRAAAYQAYLRREGAWLERYATWSALAEAHGSDWRHWPHGLRHPDSPQVAAARAELAAAVEFHRWLCWQLDEQLGAAQQAAEQAGMALGLIHDLAVGAHPDGADAWVLQDYLAAGISVGAPPDAFNAHGQDWGLPPWRPDALAAAGYAPYAELLRAAARHAGAIRIDHVMGLFRLWWVPEGRPPTEGTYVRYDAEAMLGVLALEAHRAGTAVIGEDLGTVEPGVREELTARGVLGTSVLWFERDWTGKEGTKGAPLAPERWRSGCLATLTTHDLPSTAARLSGEHVQLRHQLGLLARPLAEEEQAAASELADWRAELTRLGLLVEGERLDQAALYRFLLATPAELVGLWLPDTVGDPRPQNLPGTWDQYPNWRLPVADATGTPVTLEQLAAGPGVAELGGLLREGLGGLLRGRR, from the coding sequence ATGCCAGGGCGGGGGCCTGACGCCGCCCCGGCGGCGACCCGTGATCAGGCCACCGATCGGCCCCAGGGCTTGGCCCGGACCGCCGGGGAGGAGAGCCCCGCCCCCGCGCTGATCGCGCTGGCCCACGCGCACGGAGTGGACACCGACTACGACCCCGGCGAGGGCGGGCCGGTCCAGGTCGGCGCCGCCACCTTGATCGCGGTGCTCACCGCACTCGGCGTGGACGCGAGCAGCCCGCAGTCCGTCGAGCGGGAGCTGGCCGCCCACCGGGCCGCCGTCACCGCCCGGTTGCTGCCGCGTTGCCTGGTGGTGCGCTCCGGTCGCCGCACGGCACTGGACGTGCCCGCCGCCGCCCGGTTGCGCATCGCGCTGGAGGACGGCGGCGAGTGGCAGCTGACGCCGAGTCGGGCGCACTGGCTGCCGCCCGACCTGCCGCTCGGCCGCCACACCCTGCACCTCGAACTCGCCGGGCGCGGGGAGTCGACCACCCTGATCGTGGCGCCCGAGCGCCTGGCGCCGCTGACCGGGCGCGGCTGGGGGCTGCTGGCCCAGCTCTACTCGGTGCTCTCCGAACGCTCCTGGGGGATGGGCGACCTCGGCGACCTGACCGAACTCGCCCAGTGGTCGGCCGGCCGCCTCGGTGCGGACTTCCTGCAGATCAACCCGCTGCACGCGGCGCTGCCCACGCTTCCCGGTGACCCCTCGCCCTACCGCCCCTCCTCGCGGCGCTTCGCCGACCCGGTGCACCTGCGGATCGAGGCGGTGCCCGAGTACGCGTACGTCCGGCCCGCCGACCGGGCCAGGCTGGACGAGTTGGTGCAGCGCGGTGCCCGGCTGCGCGCCGAGGTGCTGGCGCACGACGGCCTGATCGACCGGGACGCGGTCTGGACCGTCAAGCGCGCGGCGCTGGAACTGCTGCACACCGTGCCGCGCGGCCCGGGCCGCGCGGCCGCCTACCAGGCCTACCTGCGGCGCGAGGGTGCCTGGTTGGAGCGGTACGCCACCTGGAGCGCGCTGGCCGAGGCGCACGGCAGCGACTGGCGGCACTGGCCGCACGGCCTGCGCCACCCCGACTCCCCGCAGGTGGCCGCCGCCCGCGCCGAGCTGGCCGCGGCGGTGGAGTTCCACCGCTGGCTCTGCTGGCAGCTGGACGAGCAGCTCGGCGCCGCCCAGCAGGCCGCCGAACAGGCCGGCATGGCGCTCGGCCTGATCCACGACCTGGCCGTCGGCGCCCACCCGGACGGCGCCGACGCCTGGGTGCTGCAGGACTACCTGGCCGCCGGCATCTCGGTCGGCGCCCCGCCGGACGCCTTCAATGCGCACGGCCAGGACTGGGGTCTGCCGCCCTGGCGCCCCGACGCGCTGGCCGCCGCCGGCTACGCCCCGTACGCCGAGCTGCTGCGCGCGGCCGCCCGGCACGCGGGCGCGATCCGGATCGACCACGTGATGGGCCTGTTCCGGCTCTGGTGGGTGCCCGAGGGTCGCCCGCCCACCGAAGGCACCTACGTGCGCTACGACGCCGAGGCGATGCTCGGGGTGCTCGCCCTGGAGGCGCACCGGGCCGGCACCGCGGTGATCGGCGAGGACCTGGGGACGGTCGAGCCCGGGGTGCGCGAGGAGCTGACGGCGCGTGGCGTGCTGGGCACCTCGGTGCTCTGGTTCGAGCGGGACTGGACCGGCAAGGAGGGCACCAAGGGCGCGCCGCTGGCGCCCGAGCGTTGGCGGTCCGGCTGCCTGGCCACCCTGACCACCCACGACCTGCCCAGCACCGCTGCCCGGCTGTCCGGCGAGCACGTCCAGCTGCGTCACCAACTAGGCCTGCTGGCAAGGCCATTGGCCGAGGAGGAGCAGGCCGCGGCGAGCGAGCTGGCCGACTGGCGGGCCGAACTGACCCGGCTGGGGCTGCTGGTCGAGGGCGAGCGGCTGGACCAGGCCGCGCTCTACCGGTTCCTGCTGGCCACCCCGGCCGAGCTGGTCGGCCTCTGGCTGCCCGACACCGTCGGCGACCCGCGGCCGCAGAACCTGCCCGGCACCTGGGACCAGTACCCCAACTGGCGGCTGCCGGTGGCGGACGCCACGGGGACGCCGGTCACCCTGGAGCAGCTGGCCGCCGGGCCCGGCGTGGCCGAGCTGGGCGGACTGCTGCGCGAGGGGCTCGGCGGGCTGCTGCGCGGCCGCAGGTGA
- a CDS encoding FAD:protein FMN transferase, whose amino-acid sequence MLRHAESAMGTVFSFAVRDADPGQLDILGPALAELHRLDALFSPYLPHSELSRLARGELTTDQCDPLVGEALAHCAAVATETGGWFTAHPGGRLDPSGWVKGWAIERASDLLLTAGYRHHSVTGGGDVQTRGEAAPGQPWRVGVADPTRAGFLAAVLAGQPSRTGQPSQTGQTGRATGQTGQSDASERTEGFAVATSGTAERGEHIVDPKSGGPARGLLSLTLVGPRLARTDAYATAAFAMGPLRALDWVTAKDGYEALAVLPDGRRLGTPGVARYLVEA is encoded by the coding sequence ATGCTGCGGCACGCCGAGTCGGCGATGGGCACGGTCTTCTCCTTCGCGGTGCGCGACGCCGACCCCGGGCAGCTCGACATCCTGGGCCCCGCGCTCGCCGAACTGCACCGTCTGGACGCGCTCTTCTCCCCCTACCTGCCGCACAGCGAGCTCAGCCGACTGGCCCGCGGGGAGCTGACGACCGACCAGTGCGACCCGCTGGTCGGCGAGGCGCTGGCGCACTGCGCGGCGGTCGCGACCGAGACCGGCGGCTGGTTCACCGCGCACCCGGGCGGGCGGCTGGACCCCTCCGGCTGGGTGAAGGGCTGGGCCATCGAACGGGCCTCCGACCTGCTGCTGACCGCCGGCTACCGGCACCACAGCGTGACCGGCGGTGGCGACGTGCAGACCAGGGGCGAGGCCGCGCCCGGACAGCCGTGGCGGGTGGGCGTGGCGGACCCCACCCGGGCCGGGTTCCTGGCGGCCGTGCTGGCCGGGCAGCCCTCGCGAACCGGGCAACCCTCGCAGACCGGGCAGACCGGGCGGGCCACCGGGCAGACCGGGCAGAGCGACGCGAGCGAGCGCACCGAAGGCTTCGCCGTGGCCACGTCCGGCACCGCCGAGCGCGGCGAGCACATCGTGGACCCCAAGAGCGGCGGCCCGGCCCGCGGCCTGCTCTCGCTGACCCTGGTCGGACCGCGGCTGGCCCGCACCGACGCCTACGCCACGGCGGCCTTCGCGATGGGTCCCCTGCGGGCGCTGGACTGGGTGACGGCCAAGGACGGCTACGAGGCGCTCGCGGTGCTGCCCGACGGACGCCGACTCGGCACCCCGGGCGTCGCCCGCTACCTGGTCGAGGCCTGA
- a CDS encoding response regulator transcription factor — translation MTPRRILVVDDEPDLIEVLCGALRYEGWQARGAATGAQAVATALDWAPDAVVLDMMLPDLDGLAVLAQIHAERPEVRVLFLTARDAVEDRIAGITAGGDDYVTKPFSLAEVVVRLRGLLRRAEPAAAPPPEALVVGDLVLVESAREVTRAGQPIDLSPTEYALLRYLMSHPRQVLSKAQLLDAVWSYDFGGRAHVVELYISYLRKKIDAGRPPMIHTVRGVGYLLKPAHPSGREIRE, via the coding sequence ATGACCCCACGCCGCATCCTGGTAGTCGACGACGAACCCGACCTGATCGAGGTCCTGTGCGGCGCGCTGCGATACGAGGGCTGGCAGGCGCGCGGCGCCGCGACCGGCGCGCAGGCCGTCGCCACCGCGCTCGACTGGGCCCCGGACGCCGTCGTGCTCGACATGATGCTCCCCGACCTGGACGGCTTGGCGGTGCTCGCCCAGATCCACGCCGAGCGCCCCGAGGTCCGGGTGCTCTTCCTCACCGCCCGGGACGCCGTCGAGGACCGGATCGCCGGCATCACCGCCGGCGGCGACGACTACGTGACCAAGCCGTTCAGCCTGGCCGAGGTGGTGGTCCGACTGCGCGGTCTGCTGCGCCGGGCCGAGCCCGCCGCCGCCCCGCCGCCGGAGGCGCTGGTGGTGGGGGACCTCGTGCTGGTCGAGTCGGCCCGCGAGGTGACCCGGGCCGGCCAGCCGATCGACCTCAGCCCGACCGAGTACGCGCTGCTGCGGTACCTGATGAGCCACCCGCGCCAGGTGCTGAGCAAGGCCCAACTGCTGGACGCCGTCTGGTCCTACGACTTCGGCGGGCGGGCCCATGTGGTGGAGCTGTACATCAGCTACCTGCGCAAGAAGATCGATGCCGGGCGGCCGCCGATGATCCACACCGTCCGCGGCGTCGGCTACCTGCTCAAGCCCGCGCACCCGTCCGGTCGTGAGATCCGTGAGTAG
- a CDS encoding VIT1/CCC1 transporter family protein, which yields MDESGNGTLGTRLNWLRAGVLGANDGIVSTAGLVVGVAGATSSANTLLTAGLAGLLAGSLSMACGEYVSVSTQRDSEQAALAYEERELTEQPEEELAELTGLLVDRGLTPEMAGEVAEQLTARDALTAHARVELGIDPEQIVNPWHAAWASFLSFTVGAVLPLLAIVLPPVTLRVPVTVLAVLGALVLTGWTGARLGQSPVRPSVLRNVLGGGLAMAVTYAVGALLGAAGV from the coding sequence GTGGACGAGAGTGGAAACGGCACCCTGGGGACCAGGCTCAACTGGCTGCGCGCCGGGGTGCTCGGCGCGAACGACGGGATCGTCTCGACCGCGGGCCTGGTGGTCGGGGTCGCCGGAGCGACCTCCTCCGCCAACACCCTGCTGACCGCGGGCCTGGCCGGGCTGCTGGCGGGCTCGCTCTCGATGGCCTGTGGCGAGTACGTCTCGGTGAGCACCCAGCGGGACTCCGAGCAGGCCGCGCTGGCCTATGAGGAGCGCGAGCTGACCGAACAGCCGGAGGAGGAACTCGCGGAGCTGACCGGGCTGTTGGTGGACCGTGGCCTGACACCCGAGATGGCCGGGGAGGTCGCCGAGCAGCTGACCGCACGGGACGCGCTGACCGCGCACGCCAGGGTGGAGTTGGGGATCGACCCCGAGCAGATCGTCAACCCCTGGCACGCGGCCTGGGCGAGCTTCCTGTCCTTCACCGTGGGCGCGGTGCTGCCGCTGCTGGCGATCGTGCTGCCGCCGGTGACGCTGCGGGTGCCGGTGACCGTGCTGGCGGTGCTCGGCGCGCTGGTGCTCACGGGATGGACGGGGGCCCGGCTGGGGCAGTCGCCGGTGCGCCCCTCGGTGCTGCGCAACGTGCTGGGCGGGGGCCTGGCGATGGCCGTGACCTACGCGGTCGGCGCGCTGCTGGGTGCGGCGGGGGTCTGA